One part of the Paenibacillus silvisoli genome encodes these proteins:
- a CDS encoding sigma-70 family RNA polymerase sigma factor, translated as MDNDLLALAAKRGDDAAFYRLITQHKEKMYRIAYTYLRNEADALEAVQEATCRAYMQIRKLKEPAYFGSWVIRILMNYCADEVKKRSRRSSEPLASVQEQQAASGESALLERVVLESAVEQLDGNYRAVIQLKYYHDLTITEIARTLEKPEGTIKTWLHKALGGLRQRLGKDGERHE; from the coding sequence TTGGATAACGACTTGCTGGCGCTCGCGGCGAAACGCGGGGATGACGCGGCTTTCTATCGTCTCATTACGCAGCACAAAGAGAAAATGTATCGAATCGCGTACACGTACTTGCGCAATGAGGCCGATGCGCTCGAAGCGGTTCAGGAAGCGACCTGCCGGGCCTATATGCAGATACGGAAATTGAAGGAGCCCGCGTATTTCGGCAGCTGGGTGATTCGGATCTTGATGAATTATTGCGCGGACGAGGTCAAGAAAAGAAGCCGCAGGAGCAGTGAACCGCTTGCTTCGGTCCAAGAGCAGCAAGCGGCGAGCGGCGAATCCGCGCTGCTGGAGCGGGTCGTGCTGGAGTCGGCGGTCGAACAGCTGGACGGCAACTACCGGGCGGTCATCCAGCTGAAGTATTATCACGATCTGACGATAACCGAAATCGCAAGAACGCTCGAGAAACCGGAGGGCACGATCAAAACATGGCTGCACAAAGCGCTCGGCGGGCTGCGGCAGCGACTGGGGAAGGACGGTGAACGTCATGAATGA